The Xenopus tropicalis strain Nigerian chromosome 2, UCB_Xtro_10.0, whole genome shotgun sequence genome window below encodes:
- the fam222b gene encoding protein FAM222B, translating into MLACLPGPGDLSFQLLSHPQMNTGLQKWDTTQKMRSAQHPTPAELDAYAKKVANNPLTIKIFPNSVKVPQRKHIRRTVNGLDTSGQRYSPYPLQVSTKTGLLAIVKSPAKGVLKDFDGTRARLLPESMMNPPSAPYVAPSTLNHPQGLTRPQQALQHAQALQHAQSMQQQQQTLTHSQSMPPGLQHPSTLQHPQGLPQGLQHSQGLQNTQSIPQPQTLQHTQSIPQPQTLHHGQGLPQTQRQQSIPQNLQHQQTINQTLQHAQNMSQALQHTQGLQRPQNMGSQHSQSMPQQNSLQHATGISHQALPHPANTLLQPGLHGARKMPDADAPPNVTVSTSTIPLSMAATLQQNRPPDLGSIVHQINQFCQARAGIGTTSVCEGQIANPSPISRNLLINASTRVSTHSIPMPSCVGTSVDHSAAAAAISSATSGNIPMVNMSRVPTSYPGDLKPMGWNQHQLAHLQQMCGETGVQPGKPSQREISAQVFPGKASSYSQELCMNQSFGLKPPIEKPTPSPPVNGLPGPLPYTNGHYFQPLWNNILPTPNSDSMGSQDLAMPFHGGQSAGGSLDCAGGTHYRAIGGGSSSQNNVMQTMDYLSGGDFQQSCFRDQSMASIGKVQRPPMSRAPEPADSRNIHVQHPGYR; encoded by the exons ATGCTGGCCTGTCTGCCAGGACCAGGTGACCTCTCTTTTCAGCTTCTTTCTCACCCGCAGATGAACACTGGACTTCAGAAAT GGGATACTACACAGAAGATGAGATCTGCTCAGCATCCTACTCCAGCAGAATTGGATGCTTATGCTAAGAAGGTTGCCAATAATCCTTTGACAATAAAAATCTTCCCAAACAGCGTTAAAGTTCCCCAGCGGAAACACATCCGTAGGACTGTTAACGGACTCGATACATCAGGCCAGCGGTACAGTCCTTATCCTTTGCAGGTCAGCACAAAGACAGGACTGCTGGCTATTGTTAAGTCCCCAGCTAAAGGTGTTTTAAAGGACTTTGACGGCACCCGAGCTCGCCTCTTGCCAGAGTCTATGATGAATCCTCCCTCGGCTCCATACGTTGCACCTAGCACTTTAAACCATCCTCAAGGGCTTACGCGCCCCCAGCAAGCCCTGCAGCATGCTCAGGCCCTGCAGCATGCACAGAGCATGCAGCAGCAACAACAGACATTGACACATTCTCAGAGCATGCCACCTGGTCTGCAGCACCCTTCAACTTTGCAGCACCCACAGGGCCTGCCTCAGGGGCTGCAGCATTCTCAGGGTCTGCAAAATACACAGAGCATCCCTCAACCACAGACACTGCAGCACACGCAAAGCATACCACAGCCACAGACACTGCATCATGGGCAGGGTCTACCCCAAACACAACGTCAGCAGAGTATTCCACAAAATCTGCAGCACCAACAGACGATAAACCAGACCTTGCAGCACGCTCAGAATATGTCTCAGGCTCTGCAGCATACACAAGGGTTGCAGCGCCCTCAAAATATGGGGTCACAACATTCCCAGAGTATGCCCCAACAGAATTCTCTACAGCATGCTACTGGAATTTCACATCAGGCTCTCCCCCACCCTGCCAACACCCTACTGCAGCCAGGTTTACACGGAGCCCGAAAGATGCCAGATGCAGATGCACCTCCGAATGTGACAGTGTCTACCTCAACCATCCCCCTTTCTATGGCTGCCACCCTACAGCAGAACAGACCACCTGACCTAGGTAGTATTGTGCACCAGATAAACCAATTTTGTCAAGCCAGGGCTGGCATAGGCACAACTTCTGTGTGTGAGGGGCAGATTGCCAACCCCAGTCCTATCAGTCGTAACCTGCTTATCAATGCAAGCACTAGGGTCTCAACTCATAGCATTCCCATGCCTTCCTGTGTTGGAACATCTGTAGAccattctgctgctgctgctgctatttcCTCTGCAACCTCTGGGAACATCCCTATGGTAAACATGAGCAGAGTGCCTACTTCATACCCTGGTGATCTAAAACCCATGGGCTGGAACCAGCACCAGCTGGCACATTTGCAACAGATGTGTGGAGAAACTGGTGTACAGCCTGGGAAACCAAGCCAGAGGGAAATTAGCGCCCAAGTCTTTCCTGGCAAGGCTTCATCTTACTCACAAGAACTGTGCATGAACCAGTCTTTTGGCCTGAAACCCCCTATTGAGAAACCTACCCCATCTCCTCCTGTGAATGGATTGCCAGGTCCTTTGCCATACACAAATGGACACTATTTCCAGCCACTATGGAATAACATTCTGCCGACCCCAAACAGTGACAGCATGGGATCACAAGATCTTGCCATGCCTTTTCATGGGGGGCAGTCAGCAGGTGGATCCTTAGATTGTGCTGGGGGGACTCACTATAGAGCTATAGGGGGTGGGTCTTCCAGCCAGAACAACGTGATGCAGACCATGGATTACTTGAGTGGAGGGGACTTTCAGCAGTCTTGCTTCCGAGATCAGAGCATGGCCTCGATTGGAAAGGTTCAGAGACCCCCAATGAGCCGAGCCCCAGAACCAGCGGATAGCCGAAACATTCATGTTCAGCATCCAGGGTATAGATAG